ATCAGATAGTATTCTGAATGCACCCTTTTCTGCCTGCCGCAGATAATAATCATAACGATCGCCTACCTGATCTTCAGACAGATCGTGTACAAAAACGATATCCAGATGATCTAATCCTGTACGTGAAAGACTTTCTTCAATAGATCTTGCTGTCGCATCTGCAGTGTAGTCATGTCTGAAATCATACGCTAATGGAGCTTTCCACATCGTAGGGGGAACTGCAGCTTCTTCTACGGCTTCAAACAACCGACCGATCTTTGTAGAAAACACAAATTCGTTTCTGGATTTCTGACGCAAAAAATCTCCAAACCTTCGTTCACTTTTCGTAAGTCCGTACCAGGGTGATGTATCGTAATAACGGATACCCTGATTCCAGGCTGTTTCAAGAATATGATAAGATTCTTCATCAGATAACGGATCAAAGCCCGTTCCAATAGCAACTCCCCCTAATCCCAACGGATATTTTAGTTCAAAATGTGATTTCATCAGCAAATAAAATTAGTGTAACTGTTGTAGCAATAGTTATTCGATATAAACCCTTGTAATTCATATCTCCTTCTTAATAACAATATGAGTCTGAAATGGTTTGTAAAAAGTCCCAGCGCTCTTAGCATAATTTAATTGCAAATTATTCGTGACTTATTACATTTTTATCAACCTGATTATCAATGAAGTTTCTTTTTTATTTAAATTTGGTATACAGTATTATTGCAAAACTGCGATAGCTATTTTCTAATGGAGAGATCTTACTCAACTGATCTTAATCCACATTGTTAAACTCTAAAAGTTTCTTTCAAGAGATTTTTACTAAAATTAAAATGCTATGGAAAAATTAATGTTCGAAACAAATGTACACTGCTCCAGCCTCTTCCACAATATACATGGAGCAATTAAACAGATCGACGGAATCAAAAAATGGAAACTCGATCTGGAATCTGTTTACAAGGTACTTGTCATAGAAGGCCAATGTCTTGATCATCATATCATCATTAAAGAACTTGGCATTGCGGGTATAGAAGCGCAACGGCTTTATGAGGAATAAGATATTCTGTTACAACCACATCCACCCATGGGGATAATTCCCCGAATATATGCGAATCAGTCTTCAGCAGTTTAAGATGCTACTTTTATTACAATGAAGACTGTTCGCGTCTTAACTACTATTATATACTGTAGAAAAATCTATTCTACCGGTTATAAAATCTCTTATAATCAATATTATAACTGTAAATTTATAAGCATGAAAAATAGCTTTATCTTACTTGCTTACTACATCCTTTTTATCCTTTCTAACCAACCTCATGTTTCTGCACAACAAACCAAAAAAGTAAAGGCTTCATTCGTCAGTGACTCTATTAGCGTTCAGGAAGAATTTAACAGATACTTCGAAAACAAACATGCAAAAGGAGATATTATGGTATTGGATTTACAAAATAATAAATGGTTTGCTTCCGATGCAAAGTCTGTTTTTGTACCGTCGTTGCCGGCATCAACATTTAAAATCATCAATCTGCTGATTGCGCTGGAAACAAAAGTCATATCTGATGAAAACCAGGTCGTCAAGTGGACAGGTCACACAGATACCGTTAAATATGGATACAGACCAGATATATACCGGGACATGACAGTAAAAGAAGCTTTTGAAAAATCAGCAGGGTGGGTTTTCGTAGAGTTAGCTAAAAAAATAGGCAAGAAAAATTATCAGCATTATCTCTCTCTTGCCGGATATGGCAACGCTGATCTGAACGAAACAGATCCTGACTTTTGGAATTTTGGTAATTTCGGTATATCACCCTACAACCAGCTAGAATTTTTAAGAAAATTATATCTGGAGCAACTCTCTTTTGATAAAAGGCATATGCAAACCGTAAAAAGAGTTATGCTCTCAGAAGAGTATCCTGATTATGCTATCCATGCCAAAACGGGCTGGACACGAATAGACGGATTAAATATCGGATGGTGGGTAGGCTATATAGAAAAACAAAACAATACTTATTTATTTGCCACCAGACTATTTCAGGATCGAAATCTTAAAAATTCGGGATTTGGCAGCAGCAGAAAAGACATTACCCGCAGAGTACTTGAAGATCTTGGATTTATCGATATCCCTTCTTCGGCGAAGACTTCTACATTAACCATTCAGAGCCGCCATTGAAGGCAGCTCTGTAGGTAAAAAATAGCAGGAATGATACCGTTATCAGAAAGGAAAACAGAAGTACACAGTATTATTTTTATTAAGGATTCGTAGACCACAAAGAGGCAGATTTTAACAGCGCTCTTCTCGGTAATTTCAGATTAGCGATAATCAGCTCAGCAAAATCAGATGGCTGCAACACGCTGTCCGGATTACCATCAGTAAGTCCCAGATCAACAGACATATCCGAAGCAATGGTACTTGGAGTAAGTGTACAGACCCGTATATTATGTTTGCGGACTTCCTTCATTAAAGATTCAGACATACCGATCACAGCAAACTTGGAGGCCGAATATGCGGAAGTATTAGCATTGCCCGTCAATCCTGCAGTAGAGCTTACATTTACAATATCTCCCTGATTTTTTGCGACCAGATGTGGTAATACCTCCTTTGTAACATGATAGATCCCCATGACATTGGTCATCAGGATTTCCTGCCAGCGAAGAGCGTCCATATCCAAAAATGAACCAAACTCTGCAATACCAGCATTATTAATCAGTATATCAACTCCGCCTAATGTTTCGATCAGTTTAGAAACTTCAGATTTAACCTGCCCTGCATCTGCCACATCAAACACTGCATATACCGCTTGTATCCCAAAAGCTTCCAGTTCCTTTACAGTTTGCTTTAGATTTTCTTCATTACGGCCGGTAATGCCAACAGATACCCCTTCAGCAGCCAAAGCAAGAGCTGTTGCTTTTCCTAATCCCCTGCCCCCTCCTGTGATAATAGCTTTTTTATTGTGTAGATTTTCCATATCGTTTTACTAATATTTATCAAAAAAACAGATTGTAATACTGCGAATATAGCTTATTTGAATAGATTTAATTCTCCGTAAATGCGCTACAGTCACAGGCTGTACCCCTGCCAATCCAATCAAAAACACTCATTTTCAATTGAAAAAGACACAAGCTGAACGTATGTTAAGTTTAATAAAATGACACTTGGATGAGCTATAGAATAGCTTTTAGTTCCATTTCAAAAATAAGTGTACAGTTGCCTCCGCTATTCTCCGTCAGGGATTCAAATCCATAAGCCAGATGACATGGTATATATATTTTCCAATGACTTCCTATGGGCATCAATACCAATACTTCCTGCCATCCCTTGATCAGCTCACGTACAAAAAATGCTTCCGGTTTCTTTCGTTTGTAAGAACTGTCAAAAACGGTACCATCCAGTAATGTACCTTTATAATGACACAATACCTTTGCTTTTAAAGTAGGTATTTCTCCGTTTCCCTCTTTTAAGATTTCGTATTGTAATCCGGAAGGTTTTACAATTACATTATCCCGTTTTGCATTTTCTTCTAAGAAGGCTATACCCTCTTTCAGATTACGTTCCGCCAGGTCCCTTATTTTCTTCAGATATTTTGTAGATGCCACGTCTGCTTTTATTATTATGTAGGTTACAAAGATAACCGGATTGCAACTACTGTGCGTTTATTCTGCGAATTTTACTTGAATACCTTACTATTTTTCATTTCTGATGGTACTTGCATTTCCGTCACGTATGGCCTGATAATGTGGGGACATCATTTCTATGCCCGCCCCATCAAAGGCTTCATGTATATTCTTATGAAGTTCGGAATAAATCGGCGCCATTCTTTCAGGACTGTTGGTATATGCATTGATCTGATAAGAAACGTACCAGTCGTCAAGGCTGGTCTGCAATACAAATGGCGTCCTTTCCGGGGATATCCCATCTGTCTTTAGCGCAGCAGCAATCAACAATTCGTGAATCTTCTGCCAGCCAATATCATAACCTATAGAAATAGTAGTATGTATAATTAATCCGTCATCCCGGCAAAGACTGGTGTAATTGATGGTATTTCCATTGAGAATGGCACTATTCGGAATGGTAATAATTTCATTTTTTGTGGTCTGTAACCGTGTGACGAGCAAGGATTTTTCTAAAACTGTACCTTGAATTTCACCGATCTTGACTACATCGCCGATCTTAAAAGGTCTCATGTAAGTAATCACCATTCCGGCGACCCCATTGCTGATCGCAGAAGAAGATCCGAATGAAATAATCAATCCCAGAAATACAGATACCCCTTTGAAAATATCTGAATTAGATCCCGGAATAAACGGCCAGATCACTACGATCATAAAGGCATTCAGTACCAGGCGCACAATATTATACGTAGGCTTTGCCCAATCCGCATAAAAACCATTTATCTTCAGCTTGTCAGCCTCTATTTCATTCGCAAGAAAACGAATGAATTTCTTGACATAGTGAAATACAATATAAATAACTATTATCGTAATCAGATTTGGAATAAAATCGACTACAGAACTGATTATATTTTTCAGCGGATTGACTACAAAATTAATCAGATTATCGCCCCAGGGTTTTGTCCATGGAAATAATCTGAAAATTATTGGAAGCGTGAGATAAATCAATAAAAAAAATAAAAAATACTTAAAGATGCCCAAAGCTTTTTTGATCAGCATCACTTCTGTATCCTTATTAATCAGATCATAGTCTTTGATCTTGATCCTTCCTGCTCTTTTCTTAAATTTGATCAGAATCCAGGCTGTAAACCTGTTGAAATATTTATTGATGTAGTAAATACATAAAACAAGGATCAGCAAAATTAAGCTTCCCATTGCTCCGCGCTTTAAGAGCTCTGAAAAATCTGTTTCGCTTTTATATTTTTTGACATGCTGCAATATCAGCTGTTGATACGTGGCTGCCAACACATCCGGGGCGACCTGCATGGAATCGGCGTCAGGTTTGGAAATACTTAAGAGTATATTTCCTTTATACACAATATCAAATACCATAGAATCTGGTACCGTCAACAACGAGTCTGCAATAAAAAAAAGATCATCATCCAGTGCTTTGATCTTGTCGGTTGTGCGTTGTGCACGCTCGGACGCAGAAAGCGCACCTAATTTATTTTTAACATGAAAGAGCGTATCAGCATATACAATAACGGGATATCCCTTGTCTGTTTTCCGGAGATCCTGAGCTATGGCGATTGAAATAAAACCACAAAAAAAGAAAAGGAGAAATTGCAACTTAATAAATATATTCATCTTAAGGAAAAATTTACTATCTGCAAAATACACAAAGAAAATGAAAATGTCCGCTGTTAATGAGCTGCAGGGATCAGATAATTCACACCCACCTGTACAGCTGTACCTCCAAATCTATTCTTAACATTGAAATTTTGCGTAATCCTTCCCATCAATCCGACTTTCATGGGTTTAATCCAATAAGACCCAAACCCTCCGATACCAGCAATACGGTCAGATACAAATCCTCCGTTAGTACCTTTATCATCACTGATCTGGCTGGTATAGTGTCCAAATAATCCGATTTCATTCCCTCTGCTATCCAATACATATGAGCCTCCCATGTCTACTGTCAAGTGACTACCTTCTTTAAAATCTGTGTCCTTCTGCCATTGATTCATTTCCAGAGTTGTTGCCACGCTCAGACTTACCCGAGGAATTGGTTTCATTCTTCCCGCCACACGTACATTATGCGACCAATAGCCATGACCTCCATTATCCAGATCATGAGGTTTGTACCTACCGGTAGGTGCCCAGACCCCATAATTAAGGGCATAACTGTACTTTCCCTTTGTCCAGGAAAGCCAGACAGGCTGAAGATACATATCTCCGAAGCCCAGGCTTTTATTGGTAAATACATAATTACCCGAACCGGTTTGACTTGAATAATAGTCTAAAGCTATATTTGCTGTAGGACTGTTTAATGTAGGAATTACCATCATACCCCAGTTCGCTCCTAAAATTTTGCCTTTACCTCCATAAATTGCCATCAGGATAAAAGAATTGGTCTTTACATTCTGCTTGATTTTCAAATCTGTAGGATTTTCCGGAGCCGGATTGATCAATTGATCTGATCGATTACCTGCTGCATTATAATAGTTCATGTTTGCATACCCATACCATACCGGAATAATCCAGCCTGAATGGGGAGCAAAATAGTCTCCGGGATTAAAGGAAGATCCTGTATAATGACCTTGTCCCTGAGCAATACCTCCGAAGAGTATAATAAGTAGTAGTAATAATGGCTTTTTCATCACTCATAGTAATATTTCTTTCCAGACATTATTTTTTGTAGACTGTCTTGCCTTCTTTAATGGTTTCCGTCACTAATATATCCCTGATGTTTAACGGATCAATAGTAAGCGGATTCTGATTCAGAATTACCAGATCAGCCAGTTTACCTGCTTTAAGAGATCCTTTATATTCCTCTTCGTGGTATTGATATGCAGCATTGATGGTTATCGCTTTCAGTGCTTCTACAGGCTTTATCCGTTCGTCTGGCCCCAGTATTCTCCCTGATCTTGTCTTTCTGTTCACTGCAGCATACACAGCTGTAATCAGATCCGGAGGAGTCACGGGAGCATCATGATGAATAGTGAAAAGAATTCCCGCTTTCAGGGCGGAATGTGCAGGACTGATAAAGGCTGCCCGCTCAGGACCAAATACACTGGAATAATGCCAGTCTCCCCATAAGTAGGCATGTGTAGAAAAATAAGAAGGAATCACTCCAATTTCCTTGATACTGGCAATATGATCAGGACGGCTGTTTTGTACATGTATGAGCGTAGCTCTCAACTCTGGCTTATAAATCCCTTCATCCTTCAGTTTCTTTATTACGCGCATGGCCTGATCTATAGCCGCATCCCCATTGACATGCAGCTGTGCGGT
The Sphingobacterium spiritivorum genome window above contains:
- a CDS encoding penicillin-binding transpeptidase domain-containing protein, with the translated sequence MKNSFILLAYYILFILSNQPHVSAQQTKKVKASFVSDSISVQEEFNRYFENKHAKGDIMVLDLQNNKWFASDAKSVFVPSLPASTFKIINLLIALETKVISDENQVVKWTGHTDTVKYGYRPDIYRDMTVKEAFEKSAGWVFVELAKKIGKKNYQHYLSLAGYGNADLNETDPDFWNFGNFGISPYNQLEFLRKLYLEQLSFDKRHMQTVKRVMLSEEYPDYAIHAKTGWTRIDGLNIGWWVGYIEKQNNTYLFATRLFQDRNLKNSGFGSSRKDITRRVLEDLGFIDIPSSAKTSTLTIQSRH
- a CDS encoding FKBP-type peptidyl-prolyl cis-trans isomerase, whose amino-acid sequence is MASTKYLKKIRDLAERNLKEGIAFLEENAKRDNVIVKPSGLQYEILKEGNGEIPTLKAKVLCHYKGTLLDGTVFDSSYKRKKPEAFFVRELIKGWQEVLVLMPIGSHWKIYIPCHLAYGFESLTENSGGNCTLIFEMELKAIL
- a CDS encoding mechanosensitive ion channel family protein, encoding MNIFIKLQFLLFFFCGFISIAIAQDLRKTDKGYPVIVYADTLFHVKNKLGALSASERAQRTTDKIKALDDDLFFIADSLLTVPDSMVFDIVYKGNILLSISKPDADSMQVAPDVLAATYQQLILQHVKKYKSETDFSELLKRGAMGSLILLILVLCIYYINKYFNRFTAWILIKFKKRAGRIKIKDYDLINKDTEVMLIKKALGIFKYFLFFLLIYLTLPIIFRLFPWTKPWGDNLINFVVNPLKNIISSVVDFIPNLITIIVIYIVFHYVKKFIRFLANEIEADKLKINGFYADWAKPTYNIVRLVLNAFMIVVIWPFIPGSNSDIFKGVSVFLGLIISFGSSSAISNGVAGMVITYMRPFKIGDVVKIGEIQGTVLEKSLLVTRLQTTKNEIITIPNSAILNGNTINYTSLCRDDGLIIHTTISIGYDIGWQKIHELLIAAALKTDGISPERTPFVLQTSLDDWYVSYQINAYTNSPERMAPIYSELHKNIHEAFDGAGIEMMSPHYQAIRDGNASTIRNEK
- a CDS encoding 3-ketoacyl-ACP reductase, with amino-acid sequence MENLHNKKAIITGGGRGLGKATALALAAEGVSVGITGRNEENLKQTVKELEAFGIQAVYAVFDVADAGQVKSEVSKLIETLGGVDILINNAGIAEFGSFLDMDALRWQEILMTNVMGIYHVTKEVLPHLVAKNQGDIVNVSSTAGLTGNANTSAYSASKFAVIGMSESLMKEVRKHNIRVCTLTPSTIASDMSVDLGLTDGNPDSVLQPSDFAELIIANLKLPRRALLKSASLWSTNP
- a CDS encoding transporter, with product MKKPLLLLLIILFGGIAQGQGHYTGSSFNPGDYFAPHSGWIIPVWYGYANMNYYNAAGNRSDQLINPAPENPTDLKIKQNVKTNSFILMAIYGGKGKILGANWGMMVIPTLNSPTANIALDYYSSQTGSGNYVFTNKSLGFGDMYLQPVWLSWTKGKYSYALNYGVWAPTGRYKPHDLDNGGHGYWSHNVRVAGRMKPIPRVSLSVATTLEMNQWQKDTDFKEGSHLTVDMGGSYVLDSRGNEIGLFGHYTSQISDDKGTNGGFVSDRIAGIGGFGSYWIKPMKVGLMGRITQNFNVKNRFGGTAVQVGVNYLIPAAH